The genomic interval CAATGAATATTCGGGCAAGGTTACCCAGATCTCGGAGAACAATGAGCTCAACCTGATCTATTCCCATCCGGGGCACAACACCTACCTGAATATCTTCGGTATTGGTTCTATCATCATTGATAAAGAGAAAATGAAGCAATTATGGACACCGGCAGTGGAGGTATGGTTTCCTGAGGGTATTGACGACCCCAGGTTATGCCTGCTGAAAGTGGATACGAAACAGGCCTGGTACTGGGACAATTCATCCAGCAAGATGGTGATCTTCTTTAATATGCTGACCTCGATCATCAGGGGTAAAAGGTATGAGGAAGGAGAACATGGGGAATTGGATATAGAGTAGTATAATACGTTACAGGTCCAACGGAAAAGATATAAATAATAAAGGCTGGCAATTCATTTGCCAGCCCTTGTTCTTATACTGTTTGTATTTACTTCGCTATTACCAGATTGAATTTGTTAGCGCCCCTCTGTACCAGCATATATTTGCCGTTCAATAACTGGTTTTTGGTAACCACGGTGTCTATCCCGCTCACCTTTACTTTGTTAATGCTGATACCGTTATTCTGTACCATTTTTCTGGCTTCACCTTTACTGGGTAGGATTCCGGTTTCTGCAAGGAATGAAACGATATCTTTTCCCGCTTCCAGTTCAGCGGCAGAAAATTCAAACTGAGGAACGCCATCCATTACATCCAGCAGTTGTTGTTCTGTGAGTGATTGCAAGGCATCAGCAGTGTCTTTACCGAATAGTATCTCGGTTGCCTTTACGGCAAATTCATACTCCTTTTCGCTGTGAACAAAGATAGTAAGTTCCTGGGCCAGTCTTTTTTGGAGCAGCCGCAGATGGGGCGCCTGATCATGGGCTGTGATCAGTTCATCGATCTCCTGTTGACTAAGGAAAGTAAAGATCTTGATATAGTTCTTCACATCTTCATCGGTGGTTTTTAACCAGAACTGGTAAAACAAATATGGCGATGTTTTTTGGGCATCCAACCATACATTACCATTCTCCGACTTTCCGAACTTGGTACCATCTGCTTTTTTCAGCAGCGGACAGGTAAATGCAAAGGCCTCTCCATTAGCTTTACGACGAACCAGTTCAGTACCGGTTACAATATTGCCCCACTGGTCCGAACCGCCCATTTGCAGCTTGACGTTCTTTGCAGTATATAAATGGTAGAAATCATATCCCTGGATCAGCTGATAGGTAAATTCTGTGAACGACATACCGCTGTCTCCTTCCAGTCTTCTTTTTACAGAATCCTTAGACATCATGTAGTTGACAGTAATGTGTTTACCTACATCGCGGATGAAATCGAGGAAAGAAATATCCTTAAACCAGTCGAAGTTATTGACCATTTCAGCGGCGTTCGGTTTAGCCGGATCAAAATCCAGGAATTTCTCCAGCTGTGCCTTGATACCTTTCTGGTTGTGTGCCAGGGTATCCAGGTCCAGCATTTTCCGCTCTTCTGCTTTAAAGGAAGGGTCACCCACCATACCGGTAGCACCACCTACCAGCGCAAATGGCTTATGGCCAGCCCTTTGTAAGTGTACCAGCAGCAGGATAGGCACCAGGCTGCCTATATGAAGGGAGTCTGCCGTAGGGTCAAATCCTACATATGCACTGGTCATTTCTTTTAATAATTGCTCCTCTGTGCCCGGCATTATATCCTGCACCATACCTCTCCAGCGTAATTCCTCTATCAGGTTCATGATTAATTGGGATAATTTTTGCAAACGTAAGAAAAGAATTTTAAACGATATGCGGGGGAACGGCGATGTGCCTTAAATTCGTACATTGAATCCCGGCTTAAACCGCCATCTTCTGTAAAGATCACACTATGAGAAAAATCTTGTTTTTTATCGCATGCCTGTTACTGACAGTCAATGCATTAAGTGCCCAGGACTGCAAGAATTACTACTATATGCTCAACAATGCAGAAGTAGAGATGACCATGTTCGATGCAAAGGGCTCTGCTGTGGCCAAAAATGTTTACAACGTATTGTCTGTCAGTAAGGAAGGGGCTGCCAGCGTATCCGATTTCACCTCAACCCTGAAAGATGTTAAAGGAAAGACCATCTCTTCCGGAAAGGGGAAATTCAAATGTGATGGTGGCGAGATCATGATCGACATGAAAATGTCACTGCCCAGCCTTCCCCAGCTGCAGGACATGAAAATGGAATCGGACGGGAATGCCTTTCTGAACTATCCGGCTCACCTGAAGGAAGGTCAGTCGCTGCCGGATGGCGCATTCGAAATGAGCAGCAATGCCAATGGCATGGATATGACTCTCCAGTATAAAGTGACCGACCGCAAGGTGGTGGGTAAGGAAAAGGTGACCACTGCCGGTGGTAGCTGGGATTGTTATAAGATCACTTATAATATGAGCCTCTCCATGAAAATGATGGGAATGAATATTCCGGTAGAAATGGTGGCGGCTGAGTGGTTTGCTCCCGGCTTTGGTGTGGTGAAAACAGAAACCTCCAAAGATGGTAAACTGGCAGGCCATATGGAGATCACGCATGTGAAGAAATAGCCTGATCGTATAAAAAAGAAAGCCACTGTCTCAGGACAGTGGCTTTCTTTTTTTGAACCCGGTTTACAGGTTTTTCAGGCATTCCTTCAGGCTTTCGCGCCAGTGAAGGATCTGTAATCCGAAAGTATCTTTGATTTTTTGTTTGTTCAGGACACTGTAGGCTGGCCTTTTTGCAGGCGTAGGATACTTATCTGAAGTGATTGGCGCTACAGTGCAGGATGCGCCTGTCAGTTCGCGGATCGCCACTGCAAAGTCGTACCAGCTGGTTACCCCTTCGTTGCTGAAGTGATACACCCCGCCATAACTGGCCGGAGCATCCCATACTTTTGTCAGGATATGCAGGATGGCTTTTGCCAGATCTACCGCGTAGGTAGGAGTGCCGGCCTGGTCAAATACTACGTTCAGGAGCTCTTTCTCCTGCATCAGCTCACGCATACGTTTTACGAAGTTGACGCCGAATTCAGAATACAACCAGGATGTGCGCAACACGATGGTATCCGGGTTGGCGTCTACGGCCGCCGCCTCGCCACGTAGTTTGGAGCTTCCATAGATGCTGGCAGGGCTGGCGTCGTCAGTTTCTGCATAAGGCACATTCTGTTTGCCGTCAAACACGTAGTCAGTGGAAATGTGTACGAATTGTGCATTATACTGCTGACAGATGTTTGCCAGGTTCAATACTGCTTCAAAGTTTAGTTTGAAGGCCAGTTCCTCATCGTTCTCCGCTTTATCTACCGCAGT from Chitinophaga filiformis carries:
- a CDS encoding pyridoxamine 5'-phosphate oxidase family protein → MGAILKREDAIRKVSDLINEVRVCMFTTIDDHGHVISRPMATVDVDKDGNVWFFSNEYSGKVTQISENNELNLIYSHPGHNTYLNIFGIGSIIIDKEKMKQLWTPAVEVWFPEGIDDPRLCLLKVDTKQAWYWDNSSSKMVIFFNMLTSIIRGKRYEEGEHGELDIE
- the tyrS gene encoding tyrosine--tRNA ligase is translated as MNLIEELRWRGMVQDIMPGTEEQLLKEMTSAYVGFDPTADSLHIGSLVPILLLVHLQRAGHKPFALVGGATGMVGDPSFKAEERKMLDLDTLAHNQKGIKAQLEKFLDFDPAKPNAAEMVNNFDWFKDISFLDFIRDVGKHITVNYMMSKDSVKRRLEGDSGMSFTEFTYQLIQGYDFYHLYTAKNVKLQMGGSDQWGNIVTGTELVRRKANGEAFAFTCPLLKKADGTKFGKSENGNVWLDAQKTSPYLFYQFWLKTTDEDVKNYIKIFTFLSQQEIDELITAHDQAPHLRLLQKRLAQELTIFVHSEKEYEFAVKATEILFGKDTADALQSLTEQQLLDVMDGVPQFEFSAAELEAGKDIVSFLAETGILPSKGEARKMVQNNGISINKVKVSGIDTVVTKNQLLNGKYMLVQRGANKFNLVIAK
- the rfbD gene encoding dTDP-4-dehydrorhamnose reductase, which translates into the protein MKNILVTGANGQLGQALKKIAADHSGFSFLYTDFNELDITSEEAVSNFFSQQEIHACINCAAYTAVDKAENDEELAFKLNFEAVLNLANICQQYNAQFVHISTDYVFDGKQNVPYAETDDASPASIYGSSKLRGEAAAVDANPDTIVLRTSWLYSEFGVNFVKRMRELMQEKELLNVVFDQAGTPTYAVDLAKAILHILTKVWDAPASYGGVYHFSNEGVTSWYDFAVAIRELTGASCTVAPITSDKYPTPAKRPAYSVLNKQKIKDTFGLQILHWRESLKECLKNL